The Papaver somniferum cultivar HN1 chromosome 3, ASM357369v1, whole genome shotgun sequence genome includes a region encoding these proteins:
- the LOC113356659 gene encoding LOB domain-containing protein 38-like: MSCNGCRVLRKGCSESCILRPCLQWIESPEAQGHATVFVAKFFGRAGLMSFISAVPESQRPALFQSLLFEACGRTVNPVNGAVGLLWTGNWQICQTAVETVLRGGTLRPISDVMNGTEIQAFDQSDDLSVSIQAQQPNFSTMEMKKIIKLDDNHHNSNNNNNLYPSSRSLAKPSKRKVFTQTDLDLSLTTSTSGGSGVVNHHHRPEKRRSSSPSMNSEESVTTSLDSSVERRVSRGVEIKALDLFV; encoded by the exons ATGAGTTGCAATGGGTGCCGAGTTCTACGAAAAGGATGCAGCGAATCATGCATTCTAAGACCTTGTTTACAATGGATTGAGTCTCCTGAAGCTCAAGGTCATGCTACTGTTTTTGTTGCTAAATTTTTTGGGAGAGCTGGTCTCATGTCTTTCATCTCCGCTGTTCCTGAATCCCAACGACCTG CTTTATTTCAATCTTTGCTATTCGAGGCTTGCGGAAGAACAGTAAATCCTGTTAATGGAGCTGTAGGGTTATTATGGACAGGAAATTGGCAAATTTGTCAAACAGCAGTAGAAACTGTTCTTAGAGGAGGAACTTTAAGGCCAATTTCTGATGTTATGAATGGGACTGAAATCCAAGCATTTGATCAGTCTGATGATTTATCTGTTTCCATTCAAGCTCAACAACCTAATTTTAGTACAAtggaaatgaaaaaaatcattaaGTTAGACGATAATCATCATAACAGTAACAACAATAATAATCTTTATCCATCATCAAGATCATTAGCGAAACCATCTAAAAGGAAAGTTTTTACACAAACAGATCTCGATCTTTCTTTAACGACGTCGACTTCCGGTGGTAGTGGAGTCGTGAATCATCATCACCGGCCTGAAAAAAGAAGATCTAGTTCACCATCAATGAATTCCGAAGAATCCGTGACTACTAGTCTTGATAGTTCAGTTGAAAGACGAGTATCTCGAGGAGTTGAAATCAAAGCTCTTGATTTGTTCGTGTAG
- the LOC113361408 gene encoding queuosine salvage protein-like — MEEVRSSSAWVATHASHVVVDSSGIEKVVDTIEGSIPKIEWNHEGIHYFDNGPLTVQYLFVLDALNFCFWPDKDLNYDNLASGLKEAVEKDKSVFDADRLQKYTGPQLRELLKWPRPLPLEDERVRLLHEVGKELERNFGGKAVNIVESCGKSAVSLVATITRHFPGFRDHSVYKGHQVFLYKRAQIFAADLWGAYKGQGYGEFNDIGSITIFADYIVPAVLKKLGVLKYSSTLSSIIEANNEIGSGTEEEVELRACSIYAVEKMRELIKIKSGKQVLSVELDLWLWSYGIQCPSLQHHRTLSIYY, encoded by the exons ATGGAAGAAGTTAGGTCAAGTTCTGCTTGGGTTGCAACTCATGCTTCTCATGTTGTCGTCGACTCTTCAG GAATTGAAAAGGTGGTTGATACGATTGAGGGTTCAATTCCAAAAATTGAATGGAATCACGAAGGGATTCATTATTTCGACAATGGGCCGCTAACTGTTCAGTATTTATTTGTTTTAGATGCTTTGAATTTCTGTTTCTGGCCTG ACAAGGATTTGAATTATGACAATTTGGCTTCTGGGTTGAAGGAGGCTGTTGAAAAGGATAAGTCAGTGTTCGATGCTGATCGTCTACAAAAGTACACGG GTCCCCAACTAAGAGAGTTACTGAAGTGGCCTCGACCACTTCCATTGGAGGATGAACGTGTCCGCTTACTTCATGAG gtaGGCAAAGAGCTAGAGAGGAACTTCGGTGGAAAAGCAGTAAATATAGTGGAGTCCTGTGGAAAATCTGCGGTGTCTCTTGTTGCCACTATTACCCGCCACTTTCCTG GTTTTCGGGATCACTCAGTGTACAAAGGTCACCAGGTTTTCTTGTATAAAAGAGCACAGATTTTTGCAGCTGATTTGTGGGGAGCATATAAGGGTCAAGGATATGGCGAATTTAATGACATAGGCTCGATTACTATATTTGCCGATTATATAGTTCCAGCTGTGCTTAAGAAACTTGGTGTATTGAAATACAGTTCAACATTATCTAGCATCATTGAGGCTAACAATGAAATAGGTTCAGGTACAGAGGAGGAAGTTGAGTTACGCGCTTGCTCTATTTATGCTGTAGAGAAAATGAGGGAGTTGATCAAGATTAAATCTGGCAAACAG GTACTGAGCGTGGAACTGGATCTTTGGCTCTGGTCTTATGGTATCCAATGCCCATCACTACAACATCATCGTACACTCTCGATATATTATTAA